A single Ctenopharyngodon idella isolate HZGC_01 chromosome 22, HZGC01, whole genome shotgun sequence DNA region contains:
- the gp9 gene encoding glycoprotein IX (platelet), with amino-acid sequence MFLFPPTGRMIIRHPQMLSYAKMMVFYLVLCSVFVHVRCVTVPSERVRMNCSAQGLRIIPQLHSSITELLLQNNLLTTVTPGHLDMLHNLQLANLSGNPFHCDCSILYFRQWLKRNKAISVMPVCASPSELAQRPIDELTDADLSSCVSDDCSGWVYNAILCLMLCFFIGLLLWCMQLARNSAFILGIDARHTGFEAESLRSLKPKHRLRMRCSIGSLSPGTDDIDKPLLNMEILPQILDVLHKQHNIKIKVP; translated from the exons ATGTTCCTCTTTCCGCCTACAGGCAGGATGATTATTAGACACCCCCAGATGTTGTCATATGCTAAAAT GATGGTCTTTTATCTTGTTTTGTGCTCAGTCTTTGTACACGTCAGGTGCGTGACTGTACCGTCTGAAAGAGTGAGGATGAACTGCAGCGCACAGGGCCTGAGAATTATCCCTCAACTTCACTCCAGCATCACAGAACTGCTGCTGCAGAACAACCTCCTGACCACCGTAACTCCAGGGCATTTAGACATGCTCCACAATCTTCAGCTGGCCAATCTATCTGGGAATCCTTTCCACTGCGACTGCAGTATCCTGTACTTCAGACAATGGCTAAAGAGGAATAAAGCCATCTCTGTGATGCCAGTGTGTGCCAGTCCTTCAGAATTAGCCCAGAGGCCCATTGATGAGCTCACTGATGCTGATTTATCTTCCTGTGTCTCTGATGACTGCTCTGGATGGGTTTATAATGCCATCTTATGCTTAATGCTTTGCTTTTTCATCGGTTTGCTGCTGTGGTGCATGCAACTAGCGAGAAACTCTGCCTTTATTCTGGGAATCGATGCAAGACACACTGGATTTGAGGCAGAATCTCTCCGATCACTTAAACCCAAACACAGATTGAGGATGAGATGCAGTATTGGGTCACTGAGCCCAGGAACTGATGACATTGACAAGCCTTTACTCAACATGGAGATTCTCCCTCAGATACTGGACGTCCTGCACAAGCAACACAACATCAAGATCAAAGTACCGTGA